The following are encoded in a window of Mustela nigripes isolate SB6536 chromosome 3, MUSNIG.SB6536, whole genome shotgun sequence genomic DNA:
- the LOC132013364 gene encoding collagen alpha-1(I) chain-like has protein sequence MQVEERPLHAPVPQSQRRPNREGQGQGTEAQQAEPRLRGPTAAKGEPEHEGPAPAASGRATALHRGRGVRPQRPWHPRPLGSVCPLCQRAEPSHPHTKPRFKPAYQQLLPRRPARSPPPPCPPRRRPGRSPVRVGREDPNTLRHGSGRPSVPRRGHLGRARSQLGGESPAPARRRVFRPGCGLVRGKGHGRRGRGDPRVRTSPPRTRPAVRASFSTGARARCPRARKAAGHPRPELSLARGRGVSPQQRARRERTQGSGGRRRGPATCTPRAHAECPKVERVPPGTLRGRGRSTKPASRTLSAPASPTAASASLLHPHRVRLPARDPPRRPRAPGQPAPSPVPAHGEPGRASGTTSTPGRPGFCSGRRAGPWGVNPAASPAADPEPEAPRPAAPRPPRRPGTAPPAPTAPTPTPPGANKAGVAPRQVSLRGRVAGTRRRLAGQSRRARAPSAAPVPPPPAPAPRPDTRPKLPQRAGERVRSRAPARPALAGLRVLQAATPPPSTGLRRLGAGGRPRARASPCNLPAGAPRPPARRPSRAPRPDWAPARRGPAPRGRSLPPAPPQSAALRVLGARRLRPRSESCRTSARTPHPRPRPARLPRCPPRRLPRGRSAHWRGGAACAGLGRGRRDAGRPLSAGGSACGGAGPPLAGRAAGADGLQGAGGRGRRGLGAAGNAGEPAGAAEAFPDPRRDGSETTPPPRLAPPPLSLDSPGHPPGCALPVRADPAPPSDTRPAATGTCPSEPRTARGACGRHRQRPPRAGGPWCEHREGASPKRGVLDVYPRRPGRRLRGFRPGLNIDGQGTAACEAGGGEGPRCAAGPAVGQADPPRPDGPLHARDAPRITAAEGARAVRRAEARPQRREQSKVSAEKGPGVHAVGVHAPGPFFPPHFTVGRMRRYRDPPPPPC, from the exons ATGCAGGTGGAGGAGCGTCCGCTCCACGCCCCAGTCCCGCAGTCCCAGCGCCGCCCAAACCGGGAAGGTCAAGGTCAGGGGACTGAAGCGCAGCAGGCCGAGCCCAGGCTGAGAGGACCGACCGCAGCAAAAGGCGAACCTGAACACGAGGGACCCGCACCGGCGGCGTCAGGCCGGGCCACCGCACTGCACCGCGGGCGGGGGGTCAGACCCCAGCGCCCCTGGCACCCCCGGCCCCTGGGCTCGGTTTGTCCCCTGTGCCAGAGGGCTGAGCCGAGTCACCCGCACACGAAACCCCGGTTCAAACCCGCGTACCAGCAGCTCCTTCCCCGCCGCCCCGCACGCTCCCCGCCTCCCCCATGCCCGCCGCGGCGCCGGCCAGGCCGCTCTCCGGTCCGCGTCGGCCGTGAGGACCCGAACACGCTCCGGCACGGCTCAGGGAGGCCTTCGGTCCCGCGGCGGGGGCACCTCGGCCGCGCGCGCTCGCAGCTGGGCGGGGAGTCGCCGGCGCCGGCCCGACGCCGGGTTTTCCGGCCGGGCTGCGGGCTCGTGCGGGGGAAGGGGCACGGCCGGCGGGGAAGGGGCGACCCGCGAGTCCGGACCTCCCCACCCCGCACGCGCCCTGCCGTCCGCGCCTCCTTCAGCACCGGGGCGCGCGCTCGGTGTCCCCGCGCTCGCAAGGCAGCGGGACACCCACGCCCAGAACTTTCTCTCGCGCGCGGACGCGGCGTCTCCCCGCAGCAGCGGGCGCGGAGGGAACGCACGCAGGGCTCCGGGGGACGGCGCCGCGGTCCGGCGACCTGCACACCGCGGGCGCACGCGGAGTGCCCGAAAGTAGAGCGAGTCCCGCCGGGAACACTGCGGGGACGCGGGAGGAGCACCAAGCCGGCGTCCCGCACACTAAGCGCGCCCGCAAGTCCCACAGCCGCGTCCGCGTCCCTGCTCCACCCGCACCGCGTCCGGCTTCCTGCTCGGGACCCGCCACGTCGTCCACGCGCTCCGGGACAGCCGGCCCCGAGCCCCGTCCCCGCACACGGGGAACCCGGGCGGGCCTCCGGGACCACAAGCACACCGGGCCGCCCCGGCTTCTGCTCCGGGCGCCGAGCCGGCCCGTGGGGAGTGAACCCGGCGGCGAGCCCGGCGGCTGACCCAGAGCCCGAGGCCCCTCGCCCCGCCGCGCCGC GACCCCCGAGGCGGCCCGGgaccgccccccccgcccccaccgcccccacgCCCACTCCGCCCGGCGCCAACAAAGCGGGGGTCGCGCCGCGCCAAGTTTCGCTCCGGGGTCGTGTCGCTGGGACCCGGCGACGACTCGCGGGTCAGTCCCGTCGCGCCCGCGCCCCCTCGGCGGCGCcggtccccccgccccccgccccggcccccagGCCGGACACGCGCCCCAAGTTACCACAAAGGGCCGGGGAGAGGGTCCGGAGCCGCGCGCCGGCCCGTCCCGCCCTCGCCGGGCTCCGCGTCCTCCAGGCAGCCACGCCACCGCCGTCAACAGGTCTTCGCCGCCTCGGGGCGGGAGGACGACCCCGCGCCCGCGCCTCCCCCTGCAACCTGCCCGCCGGCGCCCCGCGCCCCCCTGCCCGGCGCCCTTCCCGCGCGCCCCGGCCGGACTGGGCTCCCGCCCGCCGAGGCCCGGCACCGCGCGGCCGCTCCTTACCTCCCGCGCCGCCGCAGTCGGCCGCGCTGCGCGTCCTCGGGGCCCGCCGGCTCCGCCCCCGCTCGGAAAGTTGCCGGACGTCGGCGCGGACTCCGCACCCCCGGCCGCGGCCCGCCCGCCTCCCGCGCTGCCCGCCCCGCCGCCTCCCGCGCGGCCGGAGCGCTCACTGGCGCGGCGGGGCTGCCTGCGCGGGCCTCGGGCGGGGCCGGCGGGACGCGGGGCGCCCCCTGTCGGCCGGCGGGAGCGCTTGTGGCGGCGCGGGACCCCCGCTAGCGGGACGGGCTGCGGGCGCTGACGGGCTTCAGGGCGCGGGCGGGCGCGGGCGGAGGGGCCTAGGAGCCGCGGGCAACGCGGGAGAACCGGCCGGGGCAGCGGAGGCCTTTCCCGACCCGCGCCGGGACGGAAGCGAAACCACGCCCCCCCCGCGcctcgccccccccccactttccctGGACTCCCCCGGACACCCCCCGGGCTGTGCCCTCCCGGTGCGCGCGGATCCCGCCCCGCCTTCAGACACGCGACCCGCCGCCACAGGCACGTGCCCATCGGAGCCCAGAACTGCGCGTGGGGCGTGCGGGAGACACCGCCAGCGGCCTCCCCGCGCGGGCGGACCCTGGTGCGAGCACCGGGAAGGCGCGTCCCCAAAGCGCGGGGTCCTCGACGTGTATCCGAGACGCCCGGGACGGAGGCTGCGAGGGTTCCGTCCGGGGCTGAACATAGACGGTCAAGGGACAGCGGCTTGTGAGGCCGGCGGAGGGGAAGGGCCGCGGTGCGCTGCGGGGCCTGCAGTCGGACAAGCAGACCCTCCCCGACCCGACGGCCCACTCCACGCCCGCGACGCCCCGCGGATCACAGCTGCCGAAGGCGCTCGTGCGGTCAGACGGGCAGAGGCTCGGCCGCAGCGGCGGGAGCAGAGCAAGGTCAGCGCAGAGAAGGGGCCCGGCGTCCATGCAGTCGGCGTCCACGCGCCCGGCCCGTTCTTCCCACCGCACTTCACCGTCGGGAGAATGAGGCGGTACCgggaccccccgcccccgccttgTTGA